A region from the Clostridium beijerinckii genome encodes:
- a CDS encoding pyridine nucleotide-disulfide oxidoreductase — translation MEKKHEYYDVVIIGGGAAGLTSAIYCGRSKLKTLLIEKSLVGGLATYTNEVVNYPGFPEGITGTELMNLFHKQAKNFGVEFKLTDVKSVNFEEEDKLVETFRIIYHAKSVIISTGGKPRITQATNEEKFVYDKGISFCATCDAAFYTNKTVMVVGSGDAAIEEGIFLTKFAKKVIMSVRRDKGNIRANKIAQEEAMKNPKMEFIWNTVVNSFEGDERLNKVILRNLKTDELVDVIVDGCFLFIGYEPNTEIFKGKINLTDIGYILTNENMKTNIEGVFAVGDVREKPLRQVATAVGDGAIAGVEAEKYIARLG, via the coding sequence ATGGAAAAGAAACATGAATATTATGATGTAGTAATAATAGGTGGAGGAGCAGCAGGGTTAACTTCTGCAATTTATTGTGGGAGATCAAAGCTTAAAACACTTTTAATAGAAAAGTCTTTAGTAGGTGGATTAGCTACTTATACAAATGAAGTAGTGAACTACCCAGGTTTTCCAGAAGGAATAACAGGAACAGAGCTTATGAATCTTTTTCATAAACAAGCTAAGAATTTTGGAGTTGAATTTAAGCTTACAGATGTTAAAAGTGTTAATTTTGAAGAAGAAGATAAGCTTGTAGAGACTTTTAGAATAATATATCATGCGAAATCTGTAATTATTTCTACAGGAGGTAAACCAAGGATCACACAAGCAACAAATGAAGAAAAATTTGTTTATGATAAAGGAATCTCTTTCTGTGCAACTTGCGATGCTGCATTCTATACAAATAAGACAGTTATGGTAGTAGGTAGTGGAGATGCAGCTATAGAAGAAGGTATCTTCCTAACTAAATTTGCAAAAAAGGTTATTATGTCAGTTAGAAGAGATAAAGGAAACATTAGGGCTAATAAGATAGCACAAGAAGAAGCAATGAAAAATCCTAAAATGGAGTTTATATGGAACACCGTGGTTAATTCCTTTGAGGGGGATGAGAGACTGAATAAAGTCATACTTAGAAACCTCAAAACTGATGAACTTGTAGATGTGATTGTAGATGGATGTTTCTTATTTATAGGATATGAGCCAAATACAGAAATTTTTAAAGGAAAAATTAACTTAACAGATATAGGGTATATTCTAACTAATGAAAATATGAAAACAAACATAGAAGGTGTATTTGCAGTTGGAGATGTGAGAGAAAAACCATTGAGGCAGGTGGCAACAGCAGTTGGAGATGGCGCCATAGCTGGAGTCGAGGCTGAAAAATATATCGCAAGACTTGGATAA
- a CDS encoding MFS transporter, which yields MKKVGIFTGYELSFIISLSIAMALRQLVMVIIMPTLSIYGNSLAYSTPVLTGVVFGIYGLVQGIMQIPLGRLSDKIGRKAVVTIGSLFLGGGLLIAAYATNIYLLIAARILQGFGAITAVCFSWIGDNIDEQKRNRSMSIVGIFMGLAAVLGFLGGPILCNFISLSKMFFACAVFVFLSWIYILIFIKKDDTRQKQTEKVDYIGLSKNRLFVGLSLSAFFQNYLMVSVFYVIPILIQQSMGSGRMWEVFIPATIIGTALMQVTSRLADKGKERIVLNLSFIATAISGVCLLLGITNFIFILTSTILFMCGYLSLNAVLPGSVSKLSTTATRGGITGVYNTAQYIGSFIGGILSGVLWGLNAYLPAVSIIVVSLFGAIVVSLMVKIVPTVQNPDEKS from the coding sequence ATGAAAAAAGTCGGGATTTTTACAGGATACGAGCTGAGTTTTATCATCAGCCTGAGCATTGCGATGGCATTGCGCCAGCTGGTAATGGTGATTATAATGCCGACTTTATCTATTTATGGAAATTCTCTCGCATACAGCACACCGGTTTTAACCGGTGTGGTGTTTGGAATTTACGGTTTGGTGCAGGGCATTATGCAGATTCCTCTTGGCCGGCTTAGTGATAAAATCGGGCGCAAAGCAGTCGTCACAATCGGCTCATTGTTTCTTGGGGGCGGGCTGCTTATTGCGGCATACGCTACAAATATTTATTTGCTCATTGCCGCGAGAATACTGCAGGGATTCGGCGCGATTACCGCAGTGTGTTTTTCCTGGATTGGGGATAATATTGATGAACAGAAGCGTAACCGTTCAATGAGCATCGTCGGCATTTTCATGGGGTTGGCTGCGGTCCTTGGTTTTCTGGGCGGGCCCATCCTGTGTAATTTTATTTCGTTATCGAAGATGTTCTTTGCCTGTGCAGTTTTTGTTTTTCTGTCCTGGATATATATATTAATTTTTATCAAAAAAGATGATACCCGGCAAAAACAGACTGAAAAAGTCGACTACATCGGACTCTCCAAGAATAGGCTATTTGTAGGGTTGTCCTTATCCGCTTTTTTTCAAAACTACCTTATGGTTAGCGTATTCTACGTCATCCCTATCTTGATTCAGCAATCCATGGGATCCGGACGGATGTGGGAAGTGTTTATTCCGGCAACCATCATCGGCACTGCCCTCATGCAGGTTACCTCAAGGCTTGCTGATAAGGGGAAGGAACGCATTGTCCTCAATCTTTCGTTTATAGCCACAGCGATTTCCGGCGTGTGTTTATTGCTTGGCATCACTAACTTTATTTTCATTTTAACTAGCACAATATTATTCATGTGCGGCTATCTGAGCCTTAACGCTGTTCTGCCCGGAAGTGTGAGTAAATTATCTACAACAGCTACAAGAGGCGGAATAACGGGTGTGTATAATACGGCACAGTATATCGGCTCCTTTATCGGTGGTATTTTGTCAGGCGTCCTTTGGGGGCTTAACGCATATTTGCCGGCAGTGTCAATTATTGTTGTGAGCCTATTTGGTGCTATTGTTGTCAGCCTGATGGTCAAAATAGTTCCCACTGTTCAAAATCCAGATGAAAAAAGTTGA
- a CDS encoding transporter, with amino-acid sequence MAEIQTSKILKTKKKKTNQIPFGIAIFIAIIGVGFFMSNNSPKTALMWIFGVALGFTLQRSRFCFTASLRDPILTGSTSLTKAVLLTIAIATVGFAALQFSAVSKGISIPGNISPVGINTVIGATMFGIGMVISGGCASGTLMRVGEGFLIQIISLIFFIIGSLWGANNFGWWSSHLMSKTSVFLPSIIGWVPAIFLQFGLLLALYIFADWFGNRKVNK; translated from the coding sequence ATGGCTGAAATTCAGACATCAAAAATACTAAAGACAAAAAAGAAAAAGACAAATCAAATTCCTTTTGGAATAGCAATTTTCATTGCAATAATTGGAGTAGGATTCTTTATGTCTAACAATTCTCCAAAGACAGCGCTTATGTGGATATTTGGAGTGGCTTTAGGATTTACATTGCAAAGATCAAGATTTTGCTTTACTGCATCACTAAGAGATCCTATTTTAACAGGAAGTACATCTTTAACTAAGGCAGTTTTATTAACAATAGCAATTGCAACAGTTGGGTTTGCAGCTCTTCAGTTTTCAGCAGTATCTAAGGGAATATCAATACCAGGTAATATATCACCTGTTGGAATAAACACAGTCATCGGTGCAACAATGTTTGGTATAGGTATGGTCATTTCAGGAGGTTGTGCTTCTGGAACATTAATGAGAGTTGGAGAAGGATTTTTAATACAAATTATTTCATTAATATTCTTTATAATAGGTTCTCTTTGGGGAGCAAACAACTTTGGCTGGTGGTCAAGTCATCTTATGTCAAAAACAAGTGTATTTTTACCTAGTATAATAGGATGGGTTCCAGCAATTTTTCTGCAATTTGGACTTTTATTAGCTCTTTATATTTTTGCAGATTGGTTTGGAAATAGAAAAGTAAATAAATAA
- a CDS encoding molecular chaperone DnaJ, whose protein sequence is MTDYYKLLGVEKSASKEEIKEAYEKQVEKIKKEVVNEKRLNQFLEIFDQAYEALNSLEENQLTDKDETLIMDPQEVQKELEVNNKSNNYTYRNKSKSKGRSASRKKNDFTEKGVSKYKDKKNKLNDNKEEKGIKQKVVEKSPKSPKSNDKPILNLFMLPFKILALPIIAILSVIILLLQIINIISWIATKLLIVGSISVGAIHLYQVNLGQAINYNILILAASVLVASFFLPYILNFVLKVLKTLNDALKGFVF, encoded by the coding sequence ATGACAGATTATTATAAATTATTAGGTGTAGAAAAAAGTGCATCAAAAGAAGAAATAAAAGAAGCTTATGAGAAGCAAGTAGAAAAAATAAAAAAAGAAGTAGTTAATGAAAAGCGACTGAATCAATTTTTAGAGATATTTGATCAGGCGTATGAAGCTTTAAATAGTTTAGAAGAAAATCAATTAACTGATAAAGATGAAACATTAATTATGGATCCACAAGAAGTGCAAAAAGAACTAGAGGTTAATAATAAAAGTAACAATTATACATATAGAAATAAATCTAAAAGCAAAGGAAGAAGTGCTAGCAGAAAAAAGAATGATTTCACTGAAAAAGGAGTTTCAAAATACAAAGATAAGAAAAATAAATTAAATGATAATAAAGAAGAAAAGGGCATAAAACAAAAAGTAGTTGAAAAAAGTCCTAAAAGTCCTAAAAGTAATGATAAACCAATATTAAATTTATTTATGTTGCCATTTAAGATATTAGCTTTACCTATAATAGCTATATTATCAGTAATAATATTATTACTTCAAATCATAAATATAATTTCATGGATAGCAACTAAATTATTAATCGTTGGGTCTATATCTGTAGGAGCAATACACTTATATCAAGTTAATTTAGGGCAAGCTATAAATTATAATATATTGATTTTGGCTGCTTCAGTATTAGTAGCATCATTCTTTTTACCATATATCTTAAACTTTGTGTTAAAAGTTTTAAAAACATTAAATGATGCATTAAAAGGTTTTGTTTTTTAG
- a CDS encoding sulfurtransferase TusA family protein: MSEYRLDCLGEICPVPLIKTQKKMDDLKIGDVLAVEIDHSCAMKNIPEWARKEGYNVEIEEVDDGEWEVYIEKTK; this comes from the coding sequence ATGTCAGAATATAGATTAGATTGTTTAGGAGAAATATGTCCAGTACCTTTAATAAAAACTCAAAAGAAAATGGATGATTTAAAGATTGGAGATGTACTTGCAGTTGAAATAGATCATAGTTGTGCTATGAAAAATATACCAGAGTGGGCAAGAAAAGAAGGATACAACGTTGAAATAGAAGAAGTAGACGACGGTGAATGGGAAGTATACATTGAAAAGACAAAATAG
- a CDS encoding YeeE/YedE family protein, with translation MDIKNNVYYKKFLKDPWTYTTGAVILGILNIAMLASTGSAWGVTTPFSYWGAWIYKFFGGQPENWFYFQQKANAEGIAGGFLNNGHSVSNIGIIAGAFLATLLASQFKIKKIKSMKQVVAAIIGGLLMGYGARIAFGCNIGALFSGMASMSLHGWVYLIFIFLGALIGSKLLVKYFI, from the coding sequence ATGGATATCAAAAATAATGTTTATTATAAGAAGTTTCTAAAGGATCCTTGGACATACACTACAGGGGCTGTAATATTAGGAATCTTAAATATTGCAATGTTAGCCTCTACAGGAAGTGCGTGGGGAGTAACAACACCATTTTCTTACTGGGGAGCTTGGATATACAAGTTTTTTGGTGGACAACCAGAAAATTGGTTTTATTTTCAACAAAAGGCTAATGCTGAAGGCATTGCAGGTGGATTTTTAAATAATGGTCATTCTGTATCTAATATAGGAATTATAGCTGGAGCATTTTTAGCAACTCTTCTTGCATCACAATTCAAAATAAAGAAGATAAAATCAATGAAACAAGTTGTTGCAGCAATAATTGGTGGACTTCTAATGGGATATGGAGCAAGAATAGCTTTTGGATGTAATATAGGAGCGCTATTCAGTGGAATGGCATCTATGTCTTTACACGGATGGGTATATCTGATATTTATATTTTTAGGTGCTTTGATAGGAAGTAAATTGTTAGTTAAGTATTTTATATAA
- a CDS encoding thioredoxin: MNKLYNDNEIIDLIKNNNMVVIYFTGSMCGACEIIKIKIEDILKRFPKIKSGEINVEKYLDIAAKHNVFSVPIFLLYIEGKESIRLGRNLDLLELELNIRRYYEMIF, from the coding sequence TTGAATAAATTATATAATGATAATGAAATAATAGATTTAATAAAAAACAATAATATGGTAGTAATATATTTTACAGGGAGCATGTGTGGAGCTTGTGAAATTATTAAGATTAAGATTGAAGATATTTTAAAAAGATTTCCGAAGATTAAAAGTGGAGAAATAAATGTAGAAAAGTATTTAGATATAGCAGCAAAACATAATGTATTTTCTGTACCAATCTTTTTACTTTATATAGAGGGAAAGGAAAGCATAAGGTTAGGTAGAAATTTAGATTTACTGGAGTTAGAGTTAAATATAAGAAGATATTATGAAATGATATTTTAA